A region of the Rhizobium sp. 007 genome:
GTGTAGGCGCGTGAGGTAGTGGCCATAATCATTCTCCTTGAGAAGAATATATAAGGCAACTGACGGTCACCGTAAAGCTTTGATGTTCACTAGACCTATTCGACTTCGCGCCAAGAGGGAGCCTATCAGCCTGATTTCGTCACAAGCTCGGCGGGGTCCACACCCAGCGCCGCGGCGATCTGGCCGAGCACGGTGACACTGGCCGAAACATCGGCGCGTTCGATCGCTCCGATATAGCGCGAGCTCAGGCCCGAGCGGTCGGCCAGTTCTTCCTGCGTCAGTTGCTTGCCATGACGTATCCGACGCAGATTGATCGCCATGACCTCCTTGAGATCCATGGCGTGAGCGGAACCTGAATGGGAATGATCGTTCTAGGAACGATAGTTCCGATTCCGCGCGCCATGTGATATTGCTCGTCGAGTCGATCATCCACTCCCTCCGGATATAGGGTGTATGATCTGCAAGACAGGCCGTGCACTTGTGGCCTAAACCACATTATGCGGACGAAGGCGTTGTTTCGGGCGGTGAGAAAATGAAGATGGGGAGAAGCGGATGAACGAGGTGAGCTCATTCGAAGCGAGCCACGAGAGAAACGAAAGCGAATCTCGCTACAGTTCAATGCAAAAGTCAGAATTAGAGGCCCTGGCAGTTTCTGCGATCCGGGAACATCGCCGCCTTCTCGCCGCCGACGAAGCTGTCTATGAGGAATGGAACCGCGGGACTGCCGACCCGTCGGTCTCCAGCGCCGTGCTCAAGAGCCTGCAAGACGAGCATCTCGCGCGTCAGAAGAAATCTGAAGCCCAGCAGGAAGAGCTTTCGGAAATCATCGACGCGCTTGGCTATGTCCCTGATGTTCCCTTGGATGGCGAAGAATGACGATCAGACCAGCCCGTGATCTTTTGCGATCGCTACGAGTTGCGGAACGGTCGCCGCTTCGAGCTTTCGACGCGCGCTGTCGAGATAGTGCTGCACTGTTCTCGGGTTGATTCCCGTTAGCATTGCAGTTTCCGGCCCATTCTTGCCCTTTGCAGCCCACATGAGGCACATCGCTTCTCTTGGCGAGAGGAGCCGTTTCGGGGCAACAATCGTCGCCGCCGCTATGATCTTCAGGCGGTAATGGATTGCCATGACCGCCTGAATCGCTTTTTGCCTGTCCTGCAACTTCGAAATGTCAGCATTCTTCTCAGAAGAGGCGAACGTCAGCATCATCGTCGAGCCGAAGCTTCCTTCGACAGGGATCGTCACCCCGCTGCGAATGCCGTATTCGATCGCCTGGTCTCGAAAGCGCTTGAGTTCGGAGTTTCCACGCGCTGGCCAATCATCGGCCGTCCAGGAAAACATCTGCATGCGACGCTTGGCTTCCGTCACCACTGGGTCGATGAGGGAATATTGGCTGACGAGATAGATGTCCTGCCATCCGACGGGATAGGAGTTGAATGTGCGGATTTCAGCGCCTGCGGTTTGCAGATACGCGAAACGCTCAAAGCCGGAAGAGATCGCGAAGCTTTTCAGGGCGCTTTTGATCATGCGTTCATCGTGCGCGGCTTCTGCCATGTCGATGAGAGAGCGAAGGTCTCCGTCCAATGACTTTTCTCCTATGTTCTTGCGCAGCTGCGAGCCGCCCCACCCGTCGCACCTTTCACGCCGTGCTGGGTGAACGGTGCCGACGTTTGGCCGGCCGGAGCCACTTGGGACATCGGACGACGGCCGGGAAAACTCCGCACCCATCCTTTCCGAATGAAAGCGCGGACAGCGTCTACGCAAAGCATCCACGGTCGTTGGACGATAGGTCTACTCGCGTTTTCCGAGTATTCAAGGCCTCTCGATCTAAAACATGCCGAATAATGAGAGATTTTACCGACGGGTGATTGTTGCGGAAGATTCAACCACCCGCAACGAAAGAGCGGCGGGCTCAGATTTCCGTGATTAGCGGCCGTCGTAGGTGGACGGAAAAATGATATCCTGATCGACCAGCACGTTGAACTTGTAGCCGGGGCGGATGCGGATCGTCGGCTGTACGTTCAGGTTCTTCGAGATCGTTCGTTCCGCGACGCGACCGAAGCTATCCGCAAAATTTCGTCGGGCAGCGTCCGACGCCGTATCCTGCGTCGCAAGCGTCGAACTCTCAGGCAACGACATATCAATCCCGGTTCCCATGATGGCCACCAGCGCTGCGGAACCGAAGGTCCTCCACAGGTGACGGTCGACCTTGTCCTTGAAGCCGCCATATCCTTCGGCGTCCGTGCCTGCCATTCCGCCGATCTGCAGCGTTGAGCCGTTCGGGAAATTCAGGTCTGTCCACACCACAAGAACACGTTCCTGGCCAAACGACACCTTTGAATCGTAACGGCCGAACAGCTTGGCGCCCTGCGGGATGAGAAGGCGATACCCGGTGGCGCTGTCGTAGACATTCTGGCTGACCTGAGCGGTAATGCGTCCGGGCAAATCGGAATTGAGGCTGGCGATCAACGTGGCGGGGATGACCGAGCCGCGCTTCAATTCGTAGGGTGACATCTGCGGCACGACCTGGTTCGGCAGGTAACCAAGATCCTTGATGTCCTGATTGAGAAAATCCACCTTCGTCGTCTGGCCGTTCGGATCGACGTTCTGGCCCATCAGGCCAGATTTCATCGCGGCAGCATAAAGATCTGATGCATTGTTCGTCGGCGCATTTGTCGTCTGACGGCCCGTGTTCGTGTCTGCGGCCTTTTCGACATCGGACACGTCTACCTTCAGCGGCGAATCGAGCGCCGTAGCGCGGGCCTGAAGGCGAGCCATCCGCTGGCGCTGGGCCTCACGGATATACTGTTCATCCTGTTCTCGCTTCAGGCGCGCCTTCCACTCCTCTTCGGATTCGAGCCTGGTCCGCCGTTCTTGCCGTTCTGTGGGCCGGCGTTCAACAACCGGTTCTTGCCTCTCGGCCGTCTGCTCAATGACAGGCGTCGGCTGGAAAGCCTCGCGCTCAACCGGATCGCCGATAATTCCATCCGATACGCCGCGTTTAAGCTGGTCGCCGAAACTTGTCGCGGGGGTGTTGGAGGCGCTTTCAACGTCGTTGCCGCGGTTGAAGGAGAGCCCGCGCCATGACAGGCCAATCACGACGACGCCGAAAAACAGCACGATAACGATGATGGCAGCGATGATCGGCAGGCGATTGAGGCGGCGCATGCCCTTCTGATGGTCGGCCTGGTTGGACGCGCCAAGCTGGAGCGACTGGACCATATTCTTCTCCGTCAGTTGCGCTGCATGATCGAAAGCGGACTAGCCGGCGAGGCGCCGGCTGCAGTCGGCGTATAAGCACGGCTAAGAGCGATGGAAGGTGTCGAAAGCCGCACTAGCACCTGTCCGTCCAAGCCATCGATAGCATAAGCAAGCTCGCCCGGTTTGACGTCCTTGGCGACTTTGCCGTCCGTGACCACCGTGTAGCCCCACCCTCTGAGGGCCGCCTCGAGGGCGGTCGCGAACTCGGATGTGTCCTTGCCCATCTTGATCGTCGTCGCAGCACCGGCCGGGCCGACCTGCTCGGCGAGCCGGCTTGCCATGTCGCCCGCGATTGCGCTTGCGGCCGGTCCAGTGACGGCTACCGGGGTTGAATTGGTGGTCAGCGTGTTGTCAGCTGTTTGGCAACCAGAAAGCAGCGCCGCGGCGACGATAAAGGTGGGAAGCTTCCACATCGTTCAGCCTCCCCGCCGGATGGTGATCTTCTGTTGCCGCCAACCGATCCCGGAAACGAGGATCGCCTTGTCGACCGCATAGTCGACGATCATTGTGTCGTTCTTCATTCGGTAGTTGACGATGCGGTTTTGGCCGCCGGAGACGACGAAGAGCACCGGCGCATCCTGACCGGAGATCGACTTCGAAAACTGAATGTAGGTCTTCATCCCGTCCGAATAGACTCGCTTCGGCTTCCAAGACGCGCCGCCGCTGATCGAATAGGAGAAGTTCAGCTTGTCCGGCGCTGTGCTGGGAATGCCGCCGGTTTCGAGACGGGCGTTAATGTCGGCGAGCTTGGTCGACACGTCCTCCGGATATTCGAAACCAACGCGCGCCATATACTGGCTGGGATGGGACTTGAGCTGGATGTGATAGGTCCGACGGGACGTCGTGACGACCATCGAGGTGAGAAGACCTGGCTCCGACGGCTTGACGATCAGATGGATCGCCTGTCCACCCGTCGCGCCCGAGGTCGCGGGCTCCACCTTCCAGCGCACGTTGTCACCGACAAGGACATCGCGAACGATCTCGCCGCCCTGCAACTCGATATCGCAGACCTGCAGTGGCGAGCAGACGACGGAGGCCTGCGTTTCGCCGAACAGGAAAATGACTTTCCCATCCGGCCCTTTCGTGACGAGACCCGGCGTGCCGCGCCATTTGCCCGAAAGGTTTGTGCCCTTCACCTCGTTCGTCGTCATGCTCTGCGCCTGCGCGCCGACCACAAAGACGAGTCCGGCCATGCAGCCCATCGCTGTGAATAATCCCGTTCTGTACATGTGAGTTTCCCTGCCCTTAAAGCTGCGCCGTCCAGTCGAAATCCTGGACATAGAGACCGATCGGGTTGACGCGGATTATCGCCTCGTCCTGCGGCGCGGTCAGCGTCACCGTCGCGATCGCGCGGAACCGGCGCGTGCCGATTTCCTTGCCCTTGCGGTCGCGCTCATATTCCGTCCAGTCGAGCTGGTAGGTTTGGTTCGAGAGCGCCACGATGTTGTTGACCTCGATGGCGACCGTCGAAGTCTTCGCCTTCTCGAAGGGCGAGTTGCCGCGGAACCAGGCGTTGATCTTCTGGGTCGACGGATCCGAGGTTCGCAGCAGCGCGTAGGTCCGGTCGATATATCGCTTCTGCACCACGGCGTCGGGCGTGATTGAACGGAAGCTGGTGATGAAATTGCCGAGGGTGGCGCGCACCACACGCGCATCGGCATACTCAATCTGCTCGGGGAAGCCGGCCGTCACCGACGTTCCGAGCTTGTCGACCTCGACAATGTAGGGCACCAGCTTGACCTGGGTGCTGAGATACATAGCGTAGCTGAACCCGATGACGGCCATCGTGAGCCCAAGAATGCCGACGATGCGCCAAGTGGCGGCAGCCTGCACATGGGAGCCATAGCGTTCGGACCATTCCTGGCGGGCGGCAAGATACGGGTTTTCTGGGGCGCGGTTTGCGGCCATCTATACTGCCCTTGTCTCGATTACGGTTTGTCATTGTGTTCGGGAGGAGGCTTTGGTCCGCTGTGACCACTGCGCTGTTCGTCGAGCTTGGCGTTCGCCAGTCCGAGGATCGAACCGGCATAAGCGCCGGGAGAGCCGATCGCCTTTTCCTTCGCGGCCGACCCCGCCGCTTGCGCGCCGGAACTGAAGCCCGCACCTATGCCGCGAAGAGCGGCACCAGCGACCGAGGAACCTCCGGCGCGAGCAGCTTGAGCCGCTGCAAAACCCGCGCCGGCCGCGCCGGCGGCGAGGAAGCCCGCCCCTGCCGCGAAAGATGCAGCCTGCCCGCCGTGGCGGATCGCTTCCATTCCTCCGGAGACGGATGCCCCTTGAACGACACCCTGCATTATGTTGGGAACGTACATGGCGATGATGAAGACGACGACGGCGATGCCCGCGATTGCCAGTGCGGTTTGAAACTGGTCGCCGATATCGGGCTGATTGGCGAGGCCTATTAGAACTTCGGAGCCGATGCGCGAGATCATGACGAGTGCCATGAGCTTCATCCCGACCGAGAAAGCGTACATCAGATACCGGACAGCGAAATCCTTGGTATAGGACGAACCGCCGAGGCCGAGCATGATCATGCCGGCGAGGAGCCCGACATACATTTCGACCATCACGGAGACAAAGATCGCGGCAACCAGCGAAAAGGCGATCACGGTGACGACCATCGCAAACGCGGCCGAGATTGCGAGCGCGTTATCCTCGAAAAGGCCAAACTGAACCTTTTCCGACATCTTGGTTGCTACAGCCAATCCGGCATTGAAGACATCAGCCGGTGAGGCTGTGCCGCCATCTGCGCCGAGCTGGAAGAGGCTGTCGACGACCGCCTTGGCGAAGATCGGACCCTGCGCCAGAACGAAGGCGAAGAAGCCAACGAACATGATCCGCCGCACAAGTTCGGCGAACCAACTGTCAAGAGAAGCAGCCTGGAGTGCCAACCAGACTGCCGCGATACCGATTTCGATCGTTGCCAGGATCCAGAAGAGAGACTTGGCGGCGTCCATGACGGTGGTTTCCCACCCTTTCGCGGCCGTAGTGACCTGGTTCTGAAGCGAGGTCAGGACAGAGCCTTCCTGTGCAAGGGCGGGCTGAGCCGCCACCGTGACGATGACGGCGAGCAGCATTGCCACGCGCAATTGCCGAAGCGACATTTTGTTCCTCGCCATTCTGGCTTCATCTTCTGGCCGTCGGAGGTCGGAAACTCCTTGGTCGCCCAAAGAACTCTTCGTGCCGTTCCTGGGTAGCTCGCTTTTTCGGAAATGAGGAACTATATGCCTGCGCCTACCGAGTGCAAATATTGCGGCGTTGGCAAGCAGAAGGGCTTTCGTTCTCACCACTCGATCCCCATCTTTTGACCACCTGATGTTGAGGGGGCGGTGGCGCTGAAGAATTTCTCCCGCCGCGCCTGCGCCAAGTCCTTGTCGGTCTGTTCGGTCTGGAGCCAGGTTCCCGTCATGGTCATCTGCTGGGAGACGAGACCCCGCAGCTTCTGCATCTGCGCGACCTGCTGGGCGGCAATCTCATGCCCGACCTGCAAGGCTTTCATCTGGCCGTCGGCGGATTCCGACATTCCGCGCAGCGAGTCCATGGTTCCTTCTTCGCTGTCGAATTGATCGGCCGTGAGGCTCGCCGCCTTCAGAGTGCTGGCGATCGTGTCGCGGTTCGTGTCCGACCAGGCTTGGTACGTCGTCGAAAAAGTCTCGTTGCCAGGCAGGTTGGTCTTGAGATCGGCATAGCTTTGGAAACGTTGGTGCAGCACATCGTCCGCATTGCCCATCGAAAACGAAACGCTCTGCCCCTGATCTACAATGTTTCGGAGTTGATTAAGGTCGCTTTCTACCTGTCCCCAGACGTGGTTCGGTAGCTGCGCAGTGTTCTGCAGCATGTTCTCGTAGATCCTCAGCTGGTTCTGGATCTGCTCGGCGAGCTGGCTGATCTGCGTGATCTGGTTCTGGATCTGCTCGCCGGACTTCCCGACCAAGGAGATGAGTTCACCGTTGTTGAGAACTTGCGTCCATTCGGTCGCAGCACCCGTGGCGGTGCCGGCATGCGCCGGCGTGACGGCGCCGATCGTCAGAGCGACGGCCACCAAGCCGGCGAGCCATTTATTCGAAGTTGAGCAGTGATGCGACATCATGAACTCCTCTAGTCTGTAGCCAATGGATCGGCCAGTCGTCGCCATGTTCGGATTTGAGCGCGCGGATCCTCTTGAGATCATCCTTGCCGGAGGCCCCGACGAAGCTGAGCGCAACGGGGCCGAGAGACATGTCGAAGAGCCGCCGGCCTTCTGGCGTGGCGACGTAGTATTCGCGCTTGGGGATGGAGCCCGAGACGATCTCGATCTGGCGTTCGTTGAAGCCGATCCGCTCGTAGAATTCCCGCGTTCCTGGCTCCCGGGCAGCACCATTTGGAAGGCAAATCTTCGTTGGGCAGGATTCCTTCAGCACGTCGATGATCCCGGACCGTTCGGCATCCGAGATCGACTGTGTGGCGAGAACGACAGCGCAATTCGCCTTGCGAAGCACCTTCAGCCATTCTCGAATTTTGCTTCGAAATACCGGATGACCAAGCATCAGCCAGGCCTCGTCGAGCACGATCAGGCTCGGCGACCCATCCAGGCGCTTCTCGATCCGGCGGAACAGGTACGTCAGGACTGGGACGAGGTTGCGCTCGCCCATGTTCATGAGCTGCTCGATCTCGAAAGTCTGGATGGCCCCAAGCGACAGGCCATCCTCTTCGGCATCGAGAAGCTGACCCATCGGCCCATCGACGGTATAGTGATGAAGCGCATCCTTGAGCTCGCGGATCTGCACGCCGCTGACGAAATCCGAGAGCGAGCGACCGGCCGCGCTGGCCATCAGGCCGACCTGGCGGGAGATGGCGTTGCGGTGATCGGGCGTGATGGTGACGCCCTGCAGGCCGACCAGCATCTCGATCCATTCCGTCGCCCACGCCCGATCAGCGGCACTTTTGAGTTCGGACAAGGGGCAGAAGGCCAACGCCGTCCCCTCTTCCACGTTGTCGCCGCCGATCTCGTAGTGATCGCCACCCGCGGCGAGCGTCAGCGGCAGAAGCGAACTTCCCTTGTCAAAGGCAAAGATCTGGGCACTTCCGTACCGGCGAAACTGCGCAACGATCAGTGCCAGGAGTGTCGACTTACCGGAACCGGTCGGACCGAAGATCAGCGTGTGGCCGACATCGTCAACATGCAGGTTGAGCCGGAATGGTGTCGAGCCGCTCGTAACCTGCATCAGCGGCGGCGAGTCCGGCGGGTAGAAGGGGCATGGCGCGATCGTGTTTCCCGGCCAGACGGAGTTGAGGGGGATCAGGTCAGCGAGATTGCCGGTGTGGATCAGTGGCTCGCGGATGTTGCAATACCAATTGCCCGGCAGGCTGCCGAGAAAGGCGTCGGTGGCATTGAGCGTTTCGATCCGCGCCCCGAAACCTTCCGCTTGTATCAGGCGGCGGATTGCTTCCGCCTTCTCCTGGAGTGCCTCGCGATCGCTATCGAACAGCACGACGACCGGCGTGTAGTAGCCATAGGCAACCAACTGCGACGAGGCCTGCGCGATCGCGTCCTCGGTCTCGGCCACCATCGTCATGGCGTCCTGATCGACCGAGCGGCTTTGCGTCTGAAACAGCTGATCGAAGAACGGCCGGACCTTCTGCTGCCATTTCTTGCGCGTGCGTTCGAGCTTCTGTCGGGCTTCCTCGGCATCGAGAAAGATGAAGCGCGATGACCACCGATAGGTGAGTGCCATCAGGTCAAGGCTGTTCAGAATGCCCGGCCAGCTTTCGGCCGGCAGACCGTCGATGGCGACAACGCCGAGGAAACGATTCTCGACTTTCGGCGTCAGTCCGTGCTCAAGCTCGGCCGTGGCGATCCAGTCGAGATACATGGGGACGTCCGGGAGCCGGATCGGATGGCTTTCCCCGGTGATGCAGAAGCGGACGAACTGAAGCAACTCGTCATACCGAGCAATCCGGTCCCCTCCCCTCTCGACCATTTCGCGGGTTTCCATTCGCCTGATCGAAAGCGTGTTTGCGAAATACTGCTCGAGCTCGCGGATCGCGTTCTTGAAGATGAACAGCACAGTGTCCGCATAGGACTTCTTGCGACTCTTCTCGTCGGAATAGATGTATTTGCTGATAGCAGTTTTTTTGGACTCGAGCGGCCGGTAGGTCAGGATCAGTGCGTGTTTGCTCTCGAAATGCCCCTGCTCGCGTGCGAAATGCGCCCGGCGCTCGGCATCTATCGCGCGCGTGACCGGGTCTGGGAAATGGCAACGGTCTTCCGACGGATAGTCGGCCGTCGGGATGCGAATGGCCTCCACCTGGATCATCCAGCCGCTTCCAAGCCGCGACAGGACCGCATTGATCTGCCTCGACAGCTCGTTGCGTTCGAGGTCGGTCGCACTTTCGGAATCCAGGCCGGCAAAGTACCAGCCGGCCATCAGGCTTCCGTCCTTCAGCAGGAGGACGCCATTGTCGACGAGGCCGGCGTACGGAACGAGATCGGCGAAGGATGGGCCCGTGGCCCGGAAGCATTTGAGAGCTACCACGGCCGTCTCCTCAGTACCGCCGCCATGGCGAGGTGGTCGCCTTATAGGTGGGCTTGTAGGAAATGTACCGCACGTAGATCTGCCGCATGTAGGGATCGGACTTCGCCATCATCCTGAGCAGGCCGACGATCACGATCCAGAAGACGACACCGAAAAGCGCCGAATAAACCGTAAGGACGACGAAGATCAGGATCACGGCCGCAAGACCGATGATCAACACCAGCTCCCGGTCCGCGCCCATCAGTAGGTTCGGGCGGGAAAGAGCGCGGTGAATGCGGTTGCGCCGCAGGCCGGACGAGGACTCAGCCATGAGCCCCCTCCCCTTCTCCGTTCGAACCAATCGACGTGATCTGCTTGTCTGTCAACCCGATCGAAGCGCCGGTCGCCCCGAACAGTCCGACGATGGTGGTGGCGCCGAGCAGGATGCCGGCGACCAGAACGACGTACACAAGTCGCCGCGCGAAATCGTTCAGTTCCCCGCCAAAGATCAGCATGCCGCCGGCGATTGCGACTGCAGCCAGTGCGATGTAGCCGGCGACCGGGCCAGTGATCGATTCCTGAATTTGCTCAAGTGGCCCCTCCCAAGGAAGGCTGCCGCCGGAACTGGCCAGCGCCGGCGCGACGGACGCGAAAAGGCTCGGCGCTGCAATGAGCGCGATCACGATGAGTGCGTATTTACGCGACATGGCGCGCCTCCTGTTCTTCCGTGAGCTGATCGGTTTCGATCTCGTACCGACCGCCCGCGAACCGCTCGACGTGGATGACGTCTCGAATACGCCGCCCGCGCGGTGTCCGCTCGATCGAAACGACCAGATCGACGGCCTCTCCGATCACTTCGTGCATCGGCTGTTGGCTTGCCTCGGCGGTGAGCTGTTCAAGGCGACGCAGCGCCGACATGGTGGTGTTCGAGTGGATGGTTGCAACACCTCCTGGATGGCCGGTATTCCAGGCCTTAAGCAAAGTGAGGGCTGCGCCGTCGCGGACCTCGCCCACAACGATCCTGTCGGGACGTAAGCGCATGGTGCTCTTCAAGAGCCGCGCCATGTCGATTGTATCGCTGGTGTGCAGGAGAACTGCGTTCTCGGCCGCGCATTGGATTTCTGCGGTGTCCTCGAGAATGACGAGGCGATCCTCCGGCGCGGATTTGACGATTTCGTCGATGACTGCATTCGCAAGCGTCGTCTTGCCCGAACCGGTCCCTCCGGAGATGATGATGTTGAGCTTCGAGGAAATCGCGCTGCGGATCGTGGAGGCCTGATATTCAGTCATCACGCCCGCACGGACATAGTCATCGAGCGGAATGAGGCGTGAGGCGCGGCGCCGAATGGTGAAGGCGGGCCTGGCGACTACGGGCGGCAAAAGACCCTCGAAGCGGTGGCCGCCGATCGGCAGCTCGCCGGAAATGATCGGCTTTTCCGTGTCGACCTCGGACTGGAGTGCATGCGCAACCGTTCCGATTACCATTTCCGCGGCAGCGGAGGACATTTCGCCGGCGGGAACCACACCGTGACCGAGCCGTTCGATGAATAGCTTTCCGTCCGGATTGAGCATGATCTCAACGACATTTGTGTCGTCCAGGGCAACTCTGAGCTGACCGCCGAGCGCCTCCTGCAGTTTCCGGACAAGTCGGGGGTGAGAGCGAAGCTGGTTCACGAATTTCTCCTTTCACGCTGCTTGGCTGAGAGGGCTGAGTTCAGAGCGATAATTGGAGGGGCGAAGCCTAAGGAATGTGTCCGCGTTGGCGGGCAGCGTGCCCGCCACGGCCATCGTAACGCCGATTTTTTTGGGTTCCCCGAAACGCAGCAGTGGCCATCCGACGCGAGCTAGGATCCGCTCGAATCGAGTGTCGGTCACGGTGATAATCTCGGTGTAGCCATTCGCCATGCACCATTCGATGATGCCTGCGAACATGGTCAGGGTCGCCTCATGGACCGAGCCTGCTCCCCTTCTCTTTGCAAGCATCGTGTCAACGCAGAAGCGGGAGCTTTCGATCATCGCCGAATGGCCATGGAGCCGTCCTCCCGGAAGTAGCGACGAAAAGACGTTTTCTGCCATTGTTGGACCCAGGGCTGGGAGAAGCCTGGCGCAGCCGACGACGCGGTTGTCGGACGAGACCGCGAGGATGTAAGCGGGCCCGAGATTGTCGAACGAATCCGCCTCTCGGCCGTCGACAACGTCAACCTCCCAGCCGAGCCGATCGGAAAAGACATGTGCCCGCAAGGAATGCTGCGCCTCGAGGAGTTGGTGCTCGCGATGAGTCCCAGCGGCAGAGATAGCGACAATGTGCATGATTTTCTCCGTCAGTGAATGACGGCTCGGAAATGAGCACGTATGAAAGCTGTGCGGCAGTTGTAGAATTCTACAAGGTGGGTAGCTGAGTCGCGCCGACCGTTTGTCGTAACTGCGATAACATTTCATGGCGGAAGGCCACCTCTTCAGGCTCTCGTCCAGCCGCTTGTTGATCGCCGAGATCGATGATGCTGAGAAGCCATGGCCGCAAAGCTGCTCGGTAGTCGGCCTTGACCTTCCTGGTCGACACACCCCCTGCACATGCATCTCCGCCAAGGTCGCCACCAGCGCCCGCTCGGAGCGCTGATGGCGTTCAATTCGGTGGAGAAGTGCCCGAGGATCCTGCGACACCCGCAGTTCAAGCTTGCCCACCCGTGTGATCTGCGTGCGGCGATAGTGGCCTGAGCGGTAGCCGAGTCGTTCCGGCGTACGCTCGCCCTTCGCAGCCCCCAGCGCCTCGTCAATCTCCGCTTCCAATACCTCCTGCATCACCGTGCGAATCGCCTCGCGCAGCCCGTCGGGATTCGAAAGCAAAAATGTCTTTGACGGCGGCGCTGGCTCTTACCTTCACTCTTGGTCAAGGTGGCGTCCATGGAATCAGTTGACGTTCAACGTCGCCAGCCTGCGATGACCGCCTCCTTCAGAGAGTTTGCTGAACCTTCAGTACACTACCTACGTTTGTAGGATTCACAGGAGAACATTTCATGATCAAGAGCATAGGAGAGTTGGGCTAACCATCGGAACAGAAACATAGAAATTGGAAAAACCGCTTGCGGATCGTCCCCAGCCGTTAATGATTTCTTAACCCTAAACGTCTGGACGCGTTTAGGAGAATCGTGTTCTATCTTTGGCGGGCAATTGCCGGTAAACCGGTAGAATGCCGCCAAGAGGAACAGATGGCGATAGCAAACCGAGTAGAATCAGTTGTCGGCTCAAAGGAAGATGCTGGCAGCAAAATCATGCGCCATGCAGGGCTTCTGTCCGGACAACTGCAGCAGCTTAGAACCCGCATGTATCCGCCAAAGTCGGAAAAAACCCTGCGTCCGTTTCTGACTAACGAAGTGTCGAAGCTGACGTCTATACCCGATTCCACTCTGAAGCTCATGTCCATCGAAGGACGTGGACCGGT
Encoded here:
- a CDS encoding helix-turn-helix transcriptional regulator; translated protein: MDLKEVMAINLRRIRHGKQLTQEELADRSGLSSRYIGAIERADVSASVTVLGQIAAALGVDPAELVTKSG
- a CDS encoding transcriptional repressor TraM; this translates as MNEVSSFEASHERNESESRYSSMQKSELEALAVSAIREHRRLLAADEAVYEEWNRGTADPSVSSAVLKSLQDEHLARQKKSEAQQEELSEIIDALGYVPDVPLDGEE
- a CDS encoding autoinducer binding domain-containing protein; the encoded protein is MDGDLRSLIDMAEAAHDERMIKSALKSFAISSGFERFAYLQTAGAEIRTFNSYPVGWQDIYLVSQYSLIDPVVTEAKRRMQMFSWTADDWPARGNSELKRFRDQAIEYGIRSGVTIPVEGSFGSTMMLTFASSEKNADISKLQDRQKAIQAVMAIHYRLKIIAAATIVAPKRLLSPREAMCLMWAAKGKNGPETAMLTGINPRTVQHYLDSARRKLEAATVPQLVAIAKDHGLV
- the trbI gene encoding IncP-type conjugal transfer protein TrbI, with protein sequence MVQSLQLGASNQADHQKGMRRLNRLPIIAAIIVIVLFFGVVVIGLSWRGLSFNRGNDVESASNTPATSFGDQLKRGVSDGIIGDPVEREAFQPTPVIEQTAERQEPVVERRPTERQERRTRLESEEEWKARLKREQDEQYIREAQRQRMARLQARATALDSPLKVDVSDVEKAADTNTGRQTTNAPTNNASDLYAAAMKSGLMGQNVDPNGQTTKVDFLNQDIKDLGYLPNQVVPQMSPYELKRGSVIPATLIASLNSDLPGRITAQVSQNVYDSATGYRLLIPQGAKLFGRYDSKVSFGQERVLVVWTDLNFPNGSTLQIGGMAGTDAEGYGGFKDKVDRHLWRTFGSAALVAIMGTGIDMSLPESSTLATQDTASDAARRNFADSFGRVAERTISKNLNVQPTIRIRPGYKFNVLVDQDIIFPSTYDGR
- the trbH gene encoding conjugal transfer protein TrbH; translation: MWKLPTFIVAAALLSGCQTADNTLTTNSTPVAVTGPAASAIAGDMASRLAEQVGPAGAATTIKMGKDTSEFATALEAALRGWGYTVVTDGKVAKDVKPGELAYAIDGLDGQVLVRLSTPSIALSRAYTPTAAGASPASPLSIMQRN
- the trbG gene encoding P-type conjugative transfer protein TrbG — translated: MYRTGLFTAMGCMAGLVFVVGAQAQSMTTNEVKGTNLSGKWRGTPGLVTKGPDGKVIFLFGETQASVVCSPLQVCDIELQGGEIVRDVLVGDNVRWKVEPATSGATGGQAIHLIVKPSEPGLLTSMVVTTSRRTYHIQLKSHPSQYMARVGFEYPEDVSTKLADINARLETGGIPSTAPDKLNFSYSISGGASWKPKRVYSDGMKTYIQFSKSISGQDAPVLFVVSGGQNRIVNYRMKNDTMIVDYAVDKAILVSGIGWRQQKITIRRGG
- a CDS encoding conjugal transfer protein TrbF; this encodes MAANRAPENPYLAARQEWSERYGSHVQAAATWRIVGILGLTMAVIGFSYAMYLSTQVKLVPYIVEVDKLGTSVTAGFPEQIEYADARVVRATLGNFITSFRSITPDAVVQKRYIDRTYALLRTSDPSTQKINAWFRGNSPFEKAKTSTVAIEVNNIVALSNQTYQLDWTEYERDRKGKEIGTRRFRAIATVTLTAPQDEAIIRVNPIGLYVQDFDWTAQL
- the trbL gene encoding P-type conjugative transfer protein TrbL; translation: MARNKMSLRQLRVAMLLAVIVTVAAQPALAQEGSVLTSLQNQVTTAAKGWETTVMDAAKSLFWILATIEIGIAAVWLALQAASLDSWFAELVRRIMFVGFFAFVLAQGPIFAKAVVDSLFQLGADGGTASPADVFNAGLAVATKMSEKVQFGLFEDNALAISAAFAMVVTVIAFSLVAAIFVSVMVEMYVGLLAGMIMLGLGGSSYTKDFAVRYLMYAFSVGMKLMALVMISRIGSEVLIGLANQPDIGDQFQTALAIAGIAVVVFIIAMYVPNIMQGVVQGASVSGGMEAIRHGGQAASFAAGAGFLAAGAAGAGFAAAQAARAGGSSVAGAALRGIGAGFSSGAQAAGSAAKEKAIGSPGAYAGSILGLANAKLDEQRSGHSGPKPPPEHNDKP
- the trbJ gene encoding P-type conjugative transfer protein TrbJ, which encodes MSHHCSTSNKWLAGLVAVALTIGAVTPAHAGTATGAATEWTQVLNNGELISLVGKSGEQIQNQITQISQLAEQIQNQLRIYENMLQNTAQLPNHVWGQVESDLNQLRNIVDQGQSVSFSMGNADDVLHQRFQSYADLKTNLPGNETFSTTYQAWSDTNRDTIASTLKAASLTADQFDSEEGTMDSLRGMSESADGQMKALQVGHEIAAQQVAQMQKLRGLVSQQMTMTGTWLQTEQTDKDLAQARREKFFSATAPSTSGGQKMGIEW